A portion of the Roseovarius sp. SCSIO 43702 genome contains these proteins:
- a CDS encoding DMT family transporter yields MTRPALPAISAGNTTLGIVFMIGFSVLAPVMDTAAKLIGDGLAVGQVAATRFVFQAAILLPIAWAAGWLHRPRRGEIRLHLARALLLLMATSLFFFSLRYMPVAEAISIFFVEPFILTLLGAWLLSEPIGPRRYVACAIGFAGALLIIRPTFHDVGVVAFLPLGTACLFALYMILTRRMATTMNPITLQAYTGLAALVIAMPILTVMDGSGVAELDPSWPTQREILLLCTVGLVATLSHVCISFALSFAPASTIAPLQYLEIVSATLLGFWIFGELPDAITWLGITLIVGSGLFVFLRERHLERRPPPPP; encoded by the coding sequence ATGACCCGGCCCGCTCTTCCGGCCATCTCGGCGGGAAACACGACGCTCGGCATCGTCTTCATGATCGGCTTCTCGGTCCTGGCACCCGTCATGGACACGGCGGCCAAGCTTATCGGCGACGGGCTCGCCGTGGGCCAGGTCGCCGCGACCCGCTTCGTGTTCCAGGCGGCGATCCTCCTGCCGATCGCCTGGGCGGCGGGCTGGCTTCACCGGCCGCGCAGGGGAGAAATCCGGCTCCACCTCGCCCGCGCGCTCCTGCTGCTGATGGCCACCTCTCTCTTCTTCTTCTCGCTGCGCTACATGCCGGTGGCCGAGGCCATCTCGATCTTCTTCGTGGAACCCTTCATCCTCACCCTGCTCGGCGCGTGGCTCCTGTCCGAACCCATCGGCCCGCGCCGCTATGTCGCCTGCGCCATCGGCTTCGCGGGCGCGCTTCTCATCATCCGGCCCACGTTTCACGACGTGGGTGTGGTGGCTTTCCTGCCGCTCGGCACGGCCTGCCTCTTCGCGCTCTACATGATCCTCACCCGCCGCATGGCCACGACCATGAACCCGATCACCCTTCAGGCCTACACGGGCCTTGCCGCGCTCGTCATCGCGATGCCGATCCTCACCGTGATGGACGGCTCGGGCGTGGCCGAGCTCGACCCCTCCTGGCCGACGCAACGCGAGATCCTTCTGCTCTGCACGGTCGGCCTCGTCGCCACGCTGAGCCATGTCTGCATCAGTTTCGCGCTCTCCTTCGCCCCGGCCTCGACCATCGCGCCGCTGCAATATCTCGAGATCGTCTCGGCCACGCTCCTCGGCTTCTGGATCTTCGGAGAGCTGCCCGATGCGATCACGTGGCTCGGGATCACCCTCATCGTGGGATCGGGGCTCTTCGTGTTCCTGCGCGAACGTCACCTCGAACGGCGCCCGCCCCCGCCGCCCTGA
- a CDS encoding L-serine ammonia-lyase translates to MFLSVFDMFKVGVGPSSSHTMGPMVAAARFLDKMRAAPFAPHGVKGTLHGSLAFTGVGHATDRATILGLAGFRPETYDAGKAEETLAQIHDTHTIRPDGLPELKFHPKDDLVFDFGPNLPGHANGMVLMATDAQGDVILQETYYSIGGGFVLTGDELAQGRDTDDGAPVPYPFKSAAEMLEMAESSGKSIAEMKRANEISRGGAENLKSGVARIWQVMNDCIDRGLATEGELPGGLMVKRRAKGIHDALLAERGTNLNAPHKINDWMSVYAMAVNEENAAGGQVVTAPTNGAAGVVPAVIRYWLDHVPGASAERVDEFLLTAAAIGGLVKFNASISGAEAGCQAEVGSAAAMGAAGLAAVLGGTPAQIENAAEIALEHHLGMTCDPVKGLVQVPCIERNGLGAIKAVSAASLALRGDGTHLVPLDACIETMRQTGEDMSEKYKETSLGGLAVNVPNC, encoded by the coding sequence ATGTTCCTTTCGGTTTTCGACATGTTCAAGGTGGGCGTCGGCCCTTCATCGTCGCACACGATGGGGCCGATGGTGGCCGCCGCGCGCTTCCTCGACAAGATGCGCGCCGCGCCCTTCGCCCCCCACGGGGTCAAGGGCACGCTCCACGGAAGCCTCGCCTTCACGGGCGTCGGCCACGCCACCGACCGCGCCACGATCCTCGGTCTCGCCGGTTTCAGGCCCGAAACCTACGACGCCGGGAAGGCCGAGGAGACGCTCGCGCAGATCCACGACACGCATACCATCCGGCCCGATGGCCTGCCCGAGCTGAAATTCCATCCCAAGGACGATCTCGTCTTCGATTTCGGGCCCAACCTGCCGGGTCACGCCAACGGCATGGTGCTGATGGCCACCGACGCGCAGGGCGACGTGATCCTGCAGGAAACATATTACTCCATCGGCGGCGGTTTCGTGCTGACCGGGGACGAACTTGCCCAGGGCCGCGACACCGATGACGGCGCACCCGTCCCCTACCCGTTCAAATCCGCGGCCGAGATGCTCGAGATGGCCGAGAGCTCGGGCAAATCCATCGCCGAGATGAAGCGCGCGAACGAGATCTCGCGCGGCGGGGCCGAGAACCTGAAATCCGGCGTCGCACGTATCTGGCAGGTGATGAACGACTGCATCGACCGTGGCCTCGCCACCGAGGGCGAATTGCCCGGCGGCCTCATGGTCAAGCGCCGCGCCAAGGGCATCCACGACGCGCTCCTGGCCGAGCGGGGGACCAATCTCAATGCCCCCCACAAGATCAACGACTGGATGAGCGTCTATGCCATGGCCGTGAACGAGGAGAATGCCGCCGGCGGCCAGGTCGTGACCGCGCCCACCAACGGCGCGGCGGGAGTCGTTCCGGCCGTGATCCGCTACTGGCTCGACCATGTGCCGGGCGCGTCCGCCGAGCGCGTGGACGAATTCCTGCTGACCGCCGCCGCCATCGGCGGCCTCGTGAAGTTCAACGCCTCGATCTCTGGGGCCGAAGCAGGCTGCCAGGCCGAGGTCGGCAGCGCCGCGGCCATGGGCGCGGCGGGGCTCGCCGCCGTGCTGGGCGGCACGCCCGCCCAGATCGAGAACGCCGCCGAGATCGCGCTCGAGCATCATCTCGGGATGACCTGCGATCCGGTGAAAGGCTTGGTTCAGGTGCCCTGCATCGAGCGCAACGGCCTCGGCGCGATCAAGGCGGTGAGCGCGGCCTCCCTTGCCCTTCGGGGCGATGGCACGCATCTCGTCCCGCTCGACGCCTGCATCGAGACCATGCGCCAGACCGGCGAGGACATGAGCGAGAAATACAAGGAAACCTCGCTTGGCGGCCTCGCCGTCAACGTCCCCAACTGCTGA
- a CDS encoding thiamine diphosphokinase, whose protein sequence is MIVHGNEPITLVGGGSVAESGLRAALRHAPRVVAADSGADAALAAGVVPEAVIGDLDSLSNEARARIPGERVHRIAEQDSTDFDKALRNIEAPLVIGVGFLGKRLDHQLAACNTLVRYPGKRAVLTSEDSLVLLSPPNFALDLARGVTVSLFPMGAVEGVSEGLEWPIDGLNFAPDGMIGTSNRATGAIQLGFTAPKMLLSLPSDCLDGVVASLGRSAARW, encoded by the coding sequence ATGATTGTTCACGGAAACGAACCGATCACGCTTGTCGGGGGCGGCAGCGTCGCGGAAAGCGGCCTGCGCGCCGCGCTGCGCCACGCCCCGAGGGTGGTGGCCGCGGACAGCGGTGCGGATGCGGCACTTGCGGCGGGAGTCGTTCCCGAGGCGGTGATCGGCGATCTCGACAGCCTCTCGAACGAAGCGCGCGCCCGCATCCCCGGAGAGCGGGTGCATCGGATCGCCGAACAGGACAGCACCGATTTCGACAAGGCACTGCGCAACATCGAGGCGCCGCTCGTCATCGGGGTGGGGTTCCTGGGCAAGCGGCTGGATCATCAGCTCGCGGCATGCAACACCCTGGTGCGGTATCCGGGCAAGCGGGCCGTGTTGACGAGCGAGGATAGCCTTGTCCTGCTGTCGCCGCCGAATTTCGCGCTGGACCTCGCGCGGGGCGTGACGGTCTCGCTTTTCCCGATGGGCGCGGTCGAGGGGGTGTCGGAGGGGCTGGAATGGCCGATCGACGGTCTGAACTTCGCGCCCGACGGGATGATCGGCACGTCGAACCGGGCGACGGGGGCGATCCAACTGGGGTTCACGGCGCCCAAGATGCTGCTCAGCCTGCCGAGCGATTGCCTCGACGGGGTTGTCGCCTCGCTCGGCCGGAGCGCGGCGCGCTGGTGA
- a CDS encoding chromate resistance protein ChrB domain-containing protein, giving the protein MPAPDEITVSCLDRLIGTPDCPEIVDLSLDEDVAADPFLIPGAWRHDHRDLPGLARRLDGGRAVIVCQKGRKLSQGGAAWLASEGIEASFLQGGNHGWRDGDGTMRIPLAELPDPASPTLWVTRHRPRIDRIACPWLVRRFIDRRARFLFVAPAEVADVADRFRAIPFDVDGARYTHRGAECTFDALLADFALTSAPLARLATVIRGADTDRHELHPAAAGLLALSVGLSRLHRGDQAQLAAGLPLYDALYRWARDGANETHDCHERSRG; this is encoded by the coding sequence ATGCCTGCGCCCGATGAAATCACCGTATCCTGCCTCGACCGCCTGATCGGCACGCCCGATTGCCCCGAGATCGTCGATCTCTCGCTCGACGAGGATGTCGCCGCGGACCCTTTCCTCATCCCCGGCGCATGGCGTCACGATCACCGCGATCTTCCCGGCCTCGCCCGCCGTCTCGACGGGGGCCGCGCCGTCATCGTTTGCCAGAAGGGCCGGAAGCTGAGCCAGGGCGGCGCGGCGTGGCTCGCCTCGGAAGGCATCGAGGCTTCCTTCCTGCAGGGCGGCAACCACGGCTGGCGCGACGGCGACGGGACGATGCGCATTCCCCTCGCCGAGCTGCCCGACCCTGCGAGCCCGACCCTATGGGTCACACGCCACCGGCCCCGGATCGACCGCATCGCCTGTCCCTGGCTCGTCCGGCGGTTCATCGACCGGCGCGCGCGTTTCCTCTTCGTGGCACCCGCCGAGGTGGCCGACGTCGCCGACCGCTTCCGCGCCATTCCCTTCGACGTGGACGGTGCCCGCTACACCCATCGCGGCGCGGAGTGCACCTTCGACGCCCTTCTCGCGGATTTCGCCCTGACTTCCGCCCCGCTCGCCCGTCTCGCGACGGTCATTCGCGGCGCCGACACCGATCGGCACGAGTTGCACCCGGCGGCCGCGGGGCTGCTGGCCCTTTCGGTCGGCCTCTCGCGCCTTCACCGCGGCGATCAGGCGCAGCTCGCGGCGGGCCTTCCGCTCTACGACGCGCTCTATCGCTGGGCGCGCGACGGCGCGAACGAGACGCATGACTGCCACGAACGGTCAAGGGGCTGA
- a CDS encoding SspB family protein produces MPRIIDYGKLMHAAMRRLIQTVLTDVQDNGLPGAHHFFITFDTTHPDARLADWLRERYPSDMTVVMQHWFDNLEVGEDGFGITLNFGDAPERLFIPYDAIQTFVDPSVEFGLRFEQQEDDDEEDPFEGLDLDELDDDDHAPDPAPHEDRERREAEVVSLDKFRK; encoded by the coding sequence ATGCCGCGCATCATCGACTACGGAAAGCTGATGCACGCCGCCATGCGGCGCCTGATCCAGACCGTCTTGACCGATGTGCAGGACAACGGCCTGCCCGGCGCGCATCATTTCTTCATCACCTTCGACACGACCCATCCCGACGCGCGGCTCGCCGATTGGCTGCGCGAACGCTACCCCTCGGACATGACCGTGGTGATGCAGCACTGGTTCGACAATCTCGAGGTGGGCGAGGACGGCTTCGGCATCACGCTCAATTTCGGCGACGCGCCCGAGCGCCTTTTCATCCCCTACGACGCGATCCAGACCTTCGTCGATCCATCCGTCGAGTTCGGCCTGCGCTTCGAGCAGCAGGAGGATGACGACGAGGAGGATCCGTTCGAAGGTCTCGACCTCGACGAGCTTGATGACGACGACCACGCCCCGGACCCAGCCCCGCACGAGGATCGCGAACGGCGCGAGGCCGAGGTGGTCAGCCTCGACAAGTTCAGGAAATAG
- a CDS encoding RDD family protein, translating into MTTTTVNRNLGIRRLENYLPPEGVPIAFDIAGLGARLGAQILDIVITFGSVLVLLWVLIWINILSWSAFATLFILLIFFVRIPYYILAELVWNGRTLGKRMVKIRVISADGTRLSPYQVTARNLMKEIEVFTPISMLLGAGNFHWIVSVLIFLWSFGVLFVPLFNKRRQRLGDMIAGTVVVDQPKTVLLPDLTQANLKRSTGARFVFDPSHLGIYGRYELQVLEQILRDPPKTIEARERVAEVVATILRKIDYPERVARTEEWEFLHEFYTQQREFLESRHLFGDSRENKFHDKAPTPERNGGKSG; encoded by the coding sequence ATGACGACCACCACGGTCAACCGCAACCTCGGCATCCGGCGGCTCGAGAACTACCTGCCGCCAGAAGGCGTGCCCATCGCCTTCGACATCGCGGGGCTCGGCGCGCGCCTCGGGGCCCAGATCCTCGACATCGTGATCACGTTCGGCTCGGTCCTCGTGCTGCTCTGGGTGCTCATCTGGATCAACATCCTGTCCTGGAGCGCCTTCGCCACGCTGTTCATCCTGCTCATCTTCTTCGTCCGTATCCCCTACTACATCCTCGCCGAACTGGTCTGGAACGGGCGCACCCTCGGAAAGCGCATGGTCAAGATCCGCGTGATCAGCGCCGACGGCACGCGGCTCAGCCCCTACCAGGTCACCGCGCGCAACCTGATGAAGGAGATCGAGGTTTTCACGCCCATATCCATGCTCCTGGGCGCCGGGAATTTTCACTGGATCGTGTCCGTGCTCATCTTCCTGTGGTCATTCGGCGTGCTCTTCGTGCCGCTCTTCAACAAGCGGCGGCAGCGGCTGGGCGACATGATCGCGGGCACCGTCGTCGTCGATCAGCCCAAGACCGTGCTTCTGCCCGACCTCACCCAGGCCAACCTCAAGCGCAGCACCGGCGCGCGCTTCGTCTTCGATCCCAGCCATCTCGGCATCTACGGCCGTTACGAGCTTCAGGTGCTCGAACAGATCCTGCGCGACCCGCCGAAGACGATCGAAGCGCGCGAGCGCGTGGCCGAGGTCGTGGCCACCATCCTGCGCAAGATCGACTATCCCGAACGGGTCGCGCGCACCGAGGAATGGGAATTCCTGCACGAGTTCTATACCCAGCAGCGTGAATTCCTCGAAAGCCGCCACCTCTTTGGCGACAGCCGCGAGAACAAGTTCCACGACAAGGCGCCGACGCCGGAGCGGAATGGCGGAAAATCCGGCTGA
- the chrA gene encoding chromate efflux transporter, which translates to MAPTYPDLFSCFARIGLLSFGGPAAQIALMHDELVARRGWLSEDRFLGALSFCMLLPGPEAMQLATYAGWRLRGVPGGLLAGLLFVLPGAAVILLLAGAYAAYADLAWVQAAFLGVKAAVVAIVLRALWGLSRKALRGPLHWGLAAAAFVAMYVLAVPFPLVILGAGLAGAILGPRGDPAPHAHHPGHRHLWRLLPVFGALWAAPLALAHASGAEFLTDIGLFFSKLAVVTFGGAYAVLAYMTEVVVETHGWITTDQMIDALGLAETTPGPLILVTEFVGLLAGFAQGGWPLALLAGAMTLWVTFLPCFLWIFAGAPYVDWLLGRPRLRGALSGVSAAVVGVTLNLALWFAFHVLFAATHRTPWGAWPDLATFEPLAAALLLVSAAALLVLRWAIPATLAVASLLALGVFALG; encoded by the coding sequence ATGGCCCCCACATATCCCGACCTCTTCAGCTGCTTCGCGCGCATCGGGCTGCTGTCCTTCGGCGGCCCGGCCGCGCAGATCGCGCTCATGCATGACGAGCTGGTCGCGCGCCGCGGCTGGCTCTCCGAGGATCGCTTCCTCGGCGCGCTCTCCTTCTGCATGCTCTTGCCCGGCCCCGAAGCGATGCAGCTTGCGACCTACGCGGGCTGGCGTCTGCGCGGGGTACCGGGCGGGCTGCTGGCGGGGCTGCTCTTCGTGCTGCCGGGCGCTGCGGTCATCCTCCTTCTGGCGGGCGCCTACGCGGCCTATGCCGATCTCGCCTGGGTGCAGGCGGCGTTCCTGGGGGTGAAGGCCGCCGTCGTGGCCATCGTCCTGCGCGCGCTCTGGGGCCTTTCGCGCAAGGCCCTGCGCGGCCCGCTCCACTGGGGGCTGGCGGCGGCCGCCTTCGTCGCCATGTATGTGCTCGCGGTGCCCTTCCCGCTCGTTATCCTGGGTGCGGGCCTCGCCGGCGCGATTCTCGGGCCACGGGGCGATCCGGCCCCGCACGCGCATCATCCCGGCCATCGGCACCTCTGGCGCCTCCTGCCGGTCTTCGGCGCGCTCTGGGCGGCGCCGCTCGCCCTGGCCCATGCCAGCGGGGCGGAGTTCCTGACCGACATCGGCCTCTTCTTCTCGAAACTTGCCGTCGTGACATTCGGCGGGGCCTACGCCGTCCTGGCCTACATGACCGAGGTCGTGGTCGAGACGCATGGCTGGATCACCACCGACCAGATGATCGACGCGCTGGGCCTGGCCGAGACGACGCCCGGCCCGCTCATCCTCGTGACCGAATTCGTGGGCCTCCTCGCGGGCTTCGCACAGGGCGGCTGGCCGCTTGCCCTCCTGGCCGGGGCGATGACGCTCTGGGTGACATTCCTGCCCTGCTTCCTCTGGATTTTCGCGGGCGCGCCCTATGTCGACTGGCTTCTGGGCAGGCCCCGCCTGCGCGGCGCGCTGAGCGGGGTGTCGGCGGCGGTGGTGGGGGTGACCCTGAACCTCGCGCTCTGGTTCGCGTTTCACGTGCTCTTCGCCGCCACGCACCGCACGCCATGGGGGGCCTGGCCCGATCTTGCGACCTTCGAGCCTCTCGCGGCAGCCCTCCTGCTGGTCTCGGCGGCGGCGCTGCTCGTCCTGCGCTGGGCGATCCCGGCCACGCTCGCGGTGGCATCGCTCCTTGCGCTGGGCGTCTTCGCCCTTGGCTGA